GTCAGTCGGTCAACCGTGCGGTGCGTGCAAATATTTTCTTCGTTGCCTTTACCACGAATGCCCTGGACTTGGCAAACACGGTGGATGCATGGCGGCATCCGCAGGTCATCGTGCGTGCTGGAGACGGCGATCAGTCCGTTCATTCATTTGTCCATGCAGTACTGCACGCATGGCGCCGTTGCCTTGGTCTAGCACTAGCAGCTCGGTGATGTTCCGAGTGCATACAAACCTTTTTCCTACGGGCACGAGGGTATGAAAATATTGTTTTCAAACGTTTTTCTACTCCTTCTTTTGTAAAAGACATTCTCCCCTCGATCTTCTCCGCCGAGCATGTGGATTCGCCTTTCCTTTGCTGGCCGCTACAGTTAGTAGATAGGTTAGGGTTCCGTAGGGGTGGCGCTCGGACGGACGATGGCGATCTTTTCTTGAGTCAGTCTTCTGGACTCTCTGATCCCTCCTTTCAACTTCATCCATTAAACGGATTACATGGAGATCCGGCATAGATTCCTGCCGGCTCCCTGGGGGCGGAGAAATTAAGGTTTCCCGTCGTGCATACGCGATGGCGAGATTCGGTGTCAGGCACTTCGAATCGATTCAAGAGTTCAGCAACTGCACTACAGCTCAAGGCACTGGTCCTTAGAGGCACATGTATGAAGACTTCGACTATCATCGACAAAGTCATGCTAGCTCCGGTATCGGAGCAGCGTCGAATGATATTATGAATGATTACGCACGTGCGCTGTATTTATATTGTGACGGCATGCTCAAGTCAAATGCAGCCATAGTAGTACTACTATGTACTTAACCGTTTGGAGGATCGTCATTGTGGAGTTTGATCCTCGCCGTCATGGCTGCTAGCTTGGCAAAGCACGCGCGTGCGTGCGTACCCATGTGGATATCTATCTGCAGTCACGTCGCTCCAATTGTTCTTGTGTCCTGTCCCGTTGAGCGGTCGCACCGGCACGCGCAGCGGCAGCACCTCAATTGACCGACCTCCGACACTGCTGGTGCTGCATGCCACGCACGTAACCTTCCAATCTGCACGGTCTTGGACCCGATGGATCACCTTGGTCggcagaggaaacaaaaacaaggGGCGCAGCACCGACTTATTCTTTGCTGATTTTTTGTCTTAAATTTGTAGAGTAACTCTGGTTTCGTCGATCTACGCCCCTTGCACCCGCGTGCACAACACATCACCTAGCAATTCCGTTCTACTATTGCATACCCAGCCAGGGGCAGCTATTCtccccttttccttttctttttataatTGTTTGATGATGACTCGGTGCAGCTAGCTAGGGAATCAGATCAGACCAGACCAGCCGCAACAAGAACAAATCAAATCTCCATCGGTCGCCaacctcttttttttttttgcttgcACCCGTGGATTGACTATTGTTTCCGCCTAATTTTGCATTTGGCGTCGTCGAATCGATTTTTCGTCGTGGCAGCTGGACAGGCTAatacgtgtgtgtgtgcgtgtgcattaGCAGTGACGTCGCTGTCCCCCAGCTGCACTAGCCGCCACCAACGTAATATTAACTAACTTTGTTTCCTTTCTGTtcattcaaaaggaaaaaaaaattaaGTTTGTTCCCTCCAGTCCATTCAGCCGcccgtcatcgtcatcgtcgtctcGCCGGCTAGTGGTGACACGTCCCCTTGTTCCTCCTCCCTGCCCTCCGGCACACCCATGTCTTGTCTATCATGCCGGACATGCATAGATGATTCTGGTCGGCGAGCCATtttttcttcttcactttgctGTTTGGCAAATTGGATTTCGTTGTGACGGCCCGACAGGTAGGATGCTTGCACGTGTAAATAGATGTTTGGTTTGCCGtttaaggttgccacgcctaagcttaggcatgtCACAATATCGTCATAGACTCAACTTTTTGCCaaattttaccacacttgtgatggCCATTTTGTTAGCTACATTTTTTATGACAAACATACTTGCCTAAGCTTAGTTATgacaaagttagtcatgaaccaaacatACCCTAAGTTTGCAGTCGCGTCGCTGTCCCTGCGGCAGCACTAGCCGCCACCCACGAAACGAGATTCATTAAGTTTGCTCTCTTCCTCACGCCAAAATGAAAAACTGAGCAATGTTCTCATCCGCTTAGCAATCACACCGTGCGTTGATTAGTTAATAACTTGGGGTCAACCAAACTGTCCACTTCTCCTACTCGACCGGGCTGCTCGTCGTTGACTTATGTGTAAAACACCCACCGTGCAGCCAAGTGGTAAAACTCCACACCGATCCAGCATGGATGCTTCTGGAACTAACAAAAGGCCGGCTGAAGACCTGAAGTTAAGGGACATGCAtgagtggcatcaacttgcacactTGCATTATCCTCGATCTTAACAAAACAGGAAATCGTGTGCATCACTACTATAGCTAGTTACTGTCTCTGCAAAATGAACTAACTATAGTTTTTTACTGCAAAAATCCAACTAACTATAAAAACAAGTTCCTACGGTCATTGAATACTAAAACTTTCACTTCTCCGTTTATTACTCCCCGTTGTAACTTAGGGCATCTTCATACAAAAAGGTCGTCTTCATCCCTTGTCACGCATCCGATTTGCCCCCTCCTCTTTTTCCTCGCCGCTCCTAGTTTCTCCTCACGCATCCTCTGCGCGTCGAGATCAATATGGTGGTTGAGCATTTCTTCCCCATGATTAGAGAGGAAACATCGAACCCTAGATTTCTCGACGGTTATCAAGTGACCGGTGATGAAGAGGTGGAAGATAAATTTGTCATTCCGAGATTTTCGACAAACTTCACCCCATCGTGGATCCCTTTGACTCCCCATGTAAAACCGATAAACAGCCGAACAAAGAATATTCATACAGAAAGTTTCAAATGCAACAGGTGTTTGACTTGCATTTGACCGGTCGACcagccgtcttcctcctctcgagGCAACAGCTCGGCGAGGTAAAGCGATAGACGAAGAAGAAAAAACAACCAAAGGCGGAACCTTTATCACGCCAGCAAATTGGTCGGCAAGCAAGAAAGTCCGACGAGCTTCTCTAATCTCTGGTCGCCGATGGTTGGCGTCCGCAGGCATCAGATGTGCAAGACCAAGAGTGCCACGGCCACCTCCATGGCCCGCTCCTCCGCCACCACCCCGACCACGGCGACCGCCCACGGCCGCCGCTCGCCCCGCGGGAACACGAACGGCAGCCACCCGGGGCCGACCTCCTACTCCACCTCCTCCGCGgcgctctccacctcctcctcctccgcggcctcctCCCTGCAGGCGCTCAAGGACTCGCTCCCGGACCTGCCGCTCCTCCTCACCttcgccgagctcgccgccgccaccaagaaCTTCTCGCCCGCGCACCGCCTCGCGCCGGGGTCGTCGACCAACTCGTTCCGGTGCGCGCTCCGGGGCCACCCGGCCGCCGTCTTCCGCCGCGCGCTGCGGCGGGACCCGGCCGAGGTGTCCGCCCGGCTCGCCGTGCTCGGCCACTGCCACCACGCCGCCATCGCGCGGCTCTACGGCGCCGCGGCGTCCCCCGACGGCGCCCTCTTCCTCGCGTACGAGCTCGTCCCGGGCGCGGCGCCGCTCTCCGCGCTCCTCCGCGGCGCCTACAACCCGTCCTTCACGCCGCTGGCCTCCTGGCACTCCCGGCTCCGGCTCGCCGCCGACGCCTGCGACGCGCTCAGCTACGTGCACCTCCAGGCCGGGACGGTCCACAaccgcctctcctcctcctccgtcctcgtGTGCGGCCAGGGCCCGCTCCTCCGGGCCAAGCTCGCGCACTTCGGGTCCGCGGACCTCGCCGGGGAGCTCCCTGACGACGAATCCGGGGACGGCAAGGAGGCCAGGCACCGGCGCACGGGCAGCCGAGGGAGGCGGATCGAGGGGACGCGCGGGTACATGGCGCCGGAGCTGACCGCGGGCGGGTCGCCGACGCGGCGGTCGGACGTGTTCGCGCTgggcgtgctgctgctggagctggtgTCCGGGCAGGAGCCGGTGCGGTACGAGTTCAACAAGGCGACCGGGGACTACGAGCGGACCTCGCTGATCGAGAGCGCCTCCGCCGCGTCGGCGACCGGCGGCGGGGAGGGGATGCGGCAGTGGGTGGACCGGCGGCTCAAGGACTCGTTCCCCATCGATGCCGCGGAGGCGCTCACCACGCTGGCGCTGCAGTGCGTGTCCAAGGACCCCGCGGCGCGGCCGGACATGTCGTGGGTGGCCGCCAAGGTGTCCAAGCTGTTCCTGGAGGCGCAGGAGTGGGGCGACAAGTTCCGCGTCCCCACCGACATCTCCATCTCCATGGCTCCCAGGTGAGCTCAGAACTCAGATCCTAACTGCCGCCGAACGCCGTGGCCGATTGATTGCTCGCCGGAGCTGTGATTCGGCTCCAAGTTGTCAGAGAATTGTTGAGTGGATGCCATGGAATTGTTGATAGATTAGTTGATTGATGTTGGATGTTGCCGTGGCTATCACATGCGTGTGATGCTAACAACAGATGAGTGCTACCGCTCGCTGCTAATGTGGACATGTGTACAGATAAATCACCATTGGCGTCTTTGTCCTCTTGTTCTTGGTTCTTACTGCTGATGTGCACATGAGTGGTTTGTGATTCAGTTTACACAGACCCAGCTTTGTGACATCTGAAAAGATTCAGCAGCTTTGTTGACAAAAGCATGTGAGTGGAAAATGTGAGGCAGAGTCCATCCATCCACACTGAAACAGAGGATTTTTGGCACCTGTAATCCCCACACGATTTCCTGAAAATTTCATAGGGAAATCGTTGGTCGGCGCTACGCTGCGTTTCACAGGAAAATTTCCGTCGACTCCAACCTCTCGAAGAAAGGTGCAAACAGTTTTAGTCCTTGCTGGATCTGAGTTGACGCTAAACTGTGAAGTTTTCCCCATTTCTGCGTTTTTCGGAATTCCTGCTAATCGAAGATCCTCGACAACTTTGCTGTTTGTGTTGATGAAATATTGGATCTGTGATGTGGATGCCTCAGTCCCATTTGGCAATTGCATCATGTCTAGTGAGGCGCAGCGCAACGACGAATCAGGTTCTTTTAGGCCACATTTTCTCCACCCACATATTTATTTTGTGTGTGAAAAGGTTCAGCTTTGTTAACAAAAACCATGTCGGGCCATCAACACCAAAACAGAGCAAGAAGGGGCGTTGGCTCTCATTTGCCATTTGGTTCAGAGGATCTTTGATAAGTGTAATCCCTGCAACAcaaagtttgatttttttttcttcttttttttggcatGGTGTTTCCT
Above is a window of Triticum aestivum cultivar Chinese Spring chromosome 6B, IWGSC CS RefSeq v2.1, whole genome shotgun sequence DNA encoding:
- the LOC123135088 gene encoding lysM domain receptor-like kinase 3, with product MVGVRRHQMCKTKSATATSMARSSATTPTTATAHGRRSPRGNTNGSHPGPTSYSTSSAALSTSSSSAASSLQALKDSLPDLPLLLTFAELAAATKNFSPAHRLAPGSSTNSFRCALRGHPAAVFRRALRRDPAEVSARLAVLGHCHHAAIARLYGAAASPDGALFLAYELVPGAAPLSALLRGAYNPSFTPLASWHSRLRLAADACDALSYVHLQAGTVHNRLSSSSVLVCGQGPLLRAKLAHFGSADLAGELPDDESGDGKEARHRRTGSRGRRIEGTRGYMAPELTAGGSPTRRSDVFALGVLLLELVSGQEPVRYEFNKATGDYERTSLIESASAASATGGGEGMRQWVDRRLKDSFPIDAAEALTTLALQCVSKDPAARPDMSWVAAKVSKLFLEAQEWGDKFRVPTDISISMAPR